Proteins encoded within one genomic window of Pedobacter africanus:
- a CDS encoding RNA polymerase sigma factor, whose amino-acid sequence MLRFEGTNAIKKSKDALLVRTLLMKVMNNDHSAFHELYDHFSAQLYANVLRMVRDTELAREILQDVFMKVWEKRENLDPEKSFNAYLHQIGKNLVYDHFRKLALDRKLESQFTEADSEAYSHIEEQLFYKESNQLFLAAVAKLSPQRKQVFTLCKLEGKSYHEVSKLLQISTSTISDHLLKSNKFIKAQMQIAESVLIIFIGFLGL is encoded by the coding sequence ATGCTGCGCTTTGAAGGCACAAACGCGATCAAAAAAAGCAAGGATGCACTATTGGTCCGCACGTTATTGATGAAAGTCATGAATAACGACCATAGCGCTTTCCATGAACTTTATGATCACTTTAGCGCGCAATTGTATGCCAATGTTCTGCGTATGGTGAGGGACACTGAACTGGCCCGGGAGATACTTCAGGACGTTTTCATGAAGGTTTGGGAGAAACGGGAAAATTTAGATCCCGAAAAGTCATTTAACGCCTATTTACATCAGATCGGTAAAAACCTGGTCTATGATCATTTTCGTAAGCTGGCCCTCGATAGAAAATTGGAAAGTCAGTTTACAGAGGCCGATAGTGAAGCATACAGTCATATTGAAGAACAGCTTTTCTATAAGGAAAGCAACCAGCTTTTTCTTGCGGCTGTAGCCAAACTTTCCCCACAACGTAAGCAGGTATTTACTTTATGTAAGCTTGAAGGCAAAAGCTACCATGAGGTCAGTAAGTTACTCCAGATCTCTACTTCTACCATCAGCGATCACCTGCTGAAATCCAATAAATTTATCAAAGCCCAGATGCAGATTGCCGAATCCGTGTTGATAATTTTTATAGGTTTTTTAGGCTTATAG
- a CDS encoding VWA domain-containing protein, translated as MSDSLTIYSLLTLFGCLVAGILFAWLLYNGTRHLSRKLRYLLAVLRTLAVTAIGFLLFFPLIRSVSYTPEKPIIIIGQDNSLSVGNIVPAGFNKAKYEQDIKLLADKLSEQYEVKLYSFADSIKNGFDFSNKGRLSNAAGFISKLNDEYLNRNVGAVIIASDGIFNRGGSPLYELDKLKAPIYTIALGDTVPKKDLQVAGVNHNSLVYLNNEFTADVQVQAFEAKGEETVLSVLENGKKIHEERVPINSAAFVKNVTVKLKAAKLGLQKYTVQLSPLSREASEKNNTQHFFVEVIDARQKILIAAAGPHPDIAALKQAIAQNKNFEVKVVLAEELNGVNIADYGLVILYQLPSVMYDATAFMNKLRLGNAAVWYVVGAQSNLAAFNQVQQQVNLSGGNTVQESYSHVNSGFTAFELDPVMVKHVEGFDPLTAPANKPLVNGQATVALQQRIGKINTDYPQLFFMTDNGKKTGFLIGEGLWRWKLSEVAEGQQDAMAFNSLVSKTVQYLSVKDDKRKFKVFTSKNTFDENENIILNAVLYNDSYVPVNKPDVELVLKNDHGVAYKFLFSRTEVAYQLDASSLPPGNYTYTASTVLGDKKHTAQGIFYVNAMVAEYQQTVANHQLLSTMSVQTGGKMYMPADLLKLLNNIKTNEQIRTLSYEDRKYEELINFKWLFALIIGLLGLEWFFRKRNGEI; from the coding sequence ATGAGTGATTCATTGACGATATATAGCTTGCTGACCTTATTTGGCTGCCTGGTGGCTGGAATTTTATTTGCCTGGTTATTGTACAATGGTACCCGGCATCTCAGCAGGAAACTGCGCTATTTACTGGCAGTATTGCGTACCTTAGCTGTTACGGCTATCGGTTTTTTGCTTTTTTTTCCATTGATAAGGAGCGTTTCTTATACCCCCGAAAAACCCATTATCATCATCGGGCAGGACAACTCTTTGTCGGTAGGTAATATAGTGCCAGCAGGGTTCAATAAAGCAAAATATGAGCAGGACATAAAGCTGCTGGCCGATAAGCTATCCGAACAATATGAGGTTAAGCTTTATAGCTTTGCCGACAGCATCAAAAATGGTTTTGATTTTTCGAATAAAGGCAGGCTCAGCAATGCAGCTGGTTTCATCAGCAAACTAAATGATGAGTATCTGAACCGGAATGTGGGAGCTGTAATTATTGCTTCTGACGGTATTTTTAATCGTGGTGGGAGCCCGCTTTACGAACTGGATAAGTTAAAGGCTCCCATTTATACCATTGCTCTTGGTGATACCGTTCCCAAAAAAGACCTGCAGGTTGCGGGCGTGAACCACAACAGCCTGGTATATTTGAACAATGAGTTTACTGCCGATGTACAAGTGCAGGCTTTTGAAGCCAAGGGCGAGGAGACCGTGTTGTCTGTGCTGGAAAATGGCAAAAAGATACATGAAGAAAGGGTACCGATCAATTCGGCCGCTTTTGTAAAAAATGTAACCGTAAAACTTAAAGCAGCTAAGCTGGGCTTACAGAAATACACTGTACAGCTGAGTCCGCTAAGTAGGGAAGCTTCTGAAAAGAACAATACACAGCACTTTTTTGTAGAGGTTATTGATGCCAGGCAAAAGATACTTATTGCCGCTGCAGGGCCACACCCGGATATTGCCGCTTTAAAGCAGGCAATAGCCCAGAACAAAAATTTTGAAGTTAAGGTAGTGCTGGCTGAAGAATTGAATGGGGTTAATATTGCCGATTATGGGTTGGTTATACTTTATCAGTTGCCATCTGTAATGTACGATGCTACTGCATTTATGAATAAGCTCAGGCTGGGAAATGCGGCCGTGTGGTATGTGGTAGGCGCGCAAAGTAATTTGGCAGCATTTAATCAGGTACAACAGCAGGTGAACCTGAGCGGTGGCAATACTGTTCAGGAAAGCTATAGTCATGTTAACTCCGGATTTACAGCCTTTGAGCTGGACCCGGTGATGGTAAAACACGTCGAGGGTTTTGACCCTTTAACTGCACCGGCTAATAAGCCACTGGTAAATGGACAGGCAACCGTAGCCTTACAGCAGCGGATAGGAAAAATCAATACAGATTACCCACAGCTGTTTTTTATGACAGATAACGGGAAGAAAACCGGGTTTTTAATAGGAGAGGGTTTATGGAGGTGGAAGCTTTCTGAAGTAGCGGAAGGACAGCAGGACGCTATGGCCTTTAACAGCCTGGTATCAAAAACAGTTCAGTATCTCTCTGTAAAAGACGACAAAAGGAAATTTAAGGTGTTTACTTCAAAAAATACCTTTGACGAAAATGAAAACATTATACTCAACGCGGTATTGTATAATGATAGTTATGTTCCGGTAAATAAACCAGACGTGGAGTTGGTACTAAAAAATGATCATGGGGTTGCGTATAAATTTTTGTTCTCCCGAACAGAGGTGGCTTATCAACTGGATGCGAGCTCGCTCCCGCCGGGTAATTATACGTACACAGCCAGTACGGTGCTTGGAGATAAGAAGCATACTGCGCAGGGCATTTTTTATGTGAATGCGATGGTGGCAGAATACCAGCAAACAGTTGCCAATCATCAGCTATTAAGTACCATGTCTGTTCAAACAGGGGGAAAAATGTATATGCCGGCTGATCTGCTGAAATTGCTGAATAACATAAAAACAAATGAGCAGATCAGGACTTTGAGTTATGAAGACCGTAAATACGAAGAATTGATTAACTTTAAGTGGCTGTTTGCTTTGATTATAGGCTTGCTTGGCCTCGAATGGTTCTTCAGAAAAAGAAACGGAGAAATTTAA
- a CDS encoding trimeric intracellular cation channel family protein, producing MQISTMDTIETLGTIAFAISGTFAAMQRRLDPFGVLIIAFVTSIGGGTVRDLLLGDTPVAWMRDVNYCLLILLTCIATIFFKTHIKKFKVTLFLFDSMGLGLFTMLGIQKGMMFGLSPGICVALGTITGCFGGVIRDTLLNTIPLIFHKEVYATACILGGILYYSLKYFDVKDDVATIVVIGFIFVLRIIVVRYKVTFPKFTY from the coding sequence ATGCAGATAAGTACAATGGATACCATTGAAACACTGGGGACCATCGCTTTTGCGATATCGGGGACCTTTGCGGCCATGCAAAGAAGGCTGGACCCGTTTGGTGTACTGATCATCGCTTTTGTAACCTCAATTGGTGGGGGAACGGTAAGGGATCTTCTACTGGGAGATACTCCCGTAGCCTGGATGCGCGACGTAAACTATTGCCTGTTGATTTTGCTGACCTGCATTGCAACTATCTTTTTTAAGACGCATATTAAGAAATTTAAAGTCACGCTTTTCCTTTTTGACTCCATGGGCCTGGGCCTGTTTACTATGCTCGGTATCCAAAAAGGAATGATGTTTGGCTTAAGTCCGGGAATATGCGTAGCACTGGGCACCATTACCGGCTGTTTTGGAGGGGTGATCAGGGATACACTTCTAAATACCATACCCCTTATTTTTCATAAAGAAGTATACGCTACTGCCTGTATTTTAGGTGGGATTTTGTATTATTCTTTAAAGTATTTTGATGTTAAAGATGATGTGGCGACTATTGTCGTTATCGGATTTATATTTGTACTCAGAATAATTGTGGTTCGTTATAAAGTTACCTTTCCTAAATTTACCTATTAG
- a CDS encoding ABC transporter permease, whose translation MSKPYSNTKATLALAKASFRSIMRSPSAVVFTLAFPLIFILVFGFLGNGGVKVKLAVAPGSDIQNPIIKALQQMPVIKLVNDKDTTEIKEGLEKGNIDALINVKKNEAGTPAYLASVQYTSASVDKGSILKSVLTNLLYTLNTKDVKPTVAELSESTVQGRIYRTIDFILPGQLGFSLLSTGVFGTAFVFFSLRQNLVIKRFFATPVKKSSIVFGEGLARIGFALLGAVFIILIGHFFFHFTLIHGVVTVLNMLLLSVIGLIVFMGFGFVVSGIAKSESTIPPISNIITLPQFLLSGTFFSIDAFPSWLQPISRALPLTYLNDAMRKVAFEGAGLWDVKHQLLIMIIWGIGIYTVAVKVFKWE comes from the coding sequence ATGAGCAAACCTTACAGCAATACCAAAGCTACATTAGCGCTTGCCAAAGCGAGTTTCCGTTCCATCATGCGGAGCCCTTCTGCAGTTGTGTTTACACTGGCTTTCCCTTTAATATTTATCCTTGTTTTTGGCTTTTTAGGCAATGGCGGGGTGAAAGTGAAACTGGCAGTAGCACCAGGATCAGATATTCAAAATCCAATTATCAAAGCCCTTCAACAAATGCCCGTAATCAAACTGGTTAATGACAAGGATACGACAGAAATAAAAGAAGGATTAGAAAAAGGAAACATCGATGCCCTGATCAATGTAAAAAAGAACGAGGCCGGCACCCCCGCATATCTTGCCAGCGTACAATACACTTCGGCCTCGGTAGACAAAGGCAGCATCCTCAAATCGGTACTAACAAATCTACTGTATACACTCAATACAAAGGATGTAAAACCCACAGTTGCCGAGCTTAGCGAAAGCACAGTGCAGGGAAGGATTTATCGGACTATAGATTTCATTTTACCCGGACAACTGGGTTTCTCCCTGCTGAGCACGGGCGTATTCGGAACAGCTTTTGTATTTTTCAGTTTAAGGCAAAACCTGGTGATCAAACGCTTTTTTGCTACCCCCGTTAAAAAATCCAGCATTGTTTTTGGCGAGGGGCTTGCCCGGATAGGCTTCGCTTTACTTGGTGCAGTTTTCATTATCCTGATAGGGCATTTCTTTTTTCATTTTACATTGATACATGGTGTCGTCACGGTACTAAATATGCTTTTACTCTCTGTGATTGGCCTTATTGTGTTTATGGGATTTGGTTTTGTGGTCTCAGGGATTGCAAAGAGCGAAAGCACCATCCCTCCTATTTCCAACATCATCACGCTTCCGCAATTCTTGTTGTCAGGTACTTTCTTTTCCATCGATGCCTTCCCTTCCTGGCTACAGCCGATTAGCAGGGCTTTGCCACTAACCTATTTAAATGATGCCATGAGAAAAGTAGCTTTTGAAGGGGCCGGACTTTGGGATGTAAAGCATCAACTCCTGATTATGATCATCTGGGGTATCGGCATCTATACTGTTGCCGTTAAGGTGTTTAAATGGGAATAA
- the aqpZ gene encoding aquaporin Z encodes MKKLAAEFFGTFWLVLGGCGSAVLACNYPEAGIGFLGVALAFGLTVVTIAYGLGHISGAHLNPAVSIGLWIGGRFEGKDLIPYIISQVLGGVAAAGILYIIATGNGSAIGGFATNGYGDLSPGKYSMTAALVCEVVMTFIFLLVILGATDNRAPKGFAGLAIGLCLTLIHLISIPVTNTSVNPARSTSQAIFVGGEALSQLWLFWVAPIAGAILAGIVYKALFSADSETA; translated from the coding sequence ATGAAAAAACTAGCAGCAGAATTCTTTGGAACCTTTTGGCTGGTCTTAGGCGGTTGCGGTAGCGCTGTCCTGGCCTGTAATTATCCTGAAGCGGGCATCGGCTTTTTGGGTGTGGCGCTCGCATTCGGATTAACGGTAGTTACCATTGCCTATGGTCTGGGGCACATTTCAGGAGCGCACCTTAATCCCGCCGTTTCCATAGGCCTTTGGATTGGTGGAAGGTTTGAAGGCAAAGACCTCATTCCTTACATCATATCGCAGGTCTTGGGCGGGGTCGCCGCAGCAGGTATCCTTTATATAATTGCCACTGGCAACGGAAGTGCCATCGGAGGATTTGCTACCAACGGTTACGGCGATTTATCGCCCGGTAAATACAGCATGACAGCAGCCCTGGTATGCGAGGTGGTCATGACCTTTATCTTTTTACTGGTTATCCTTGGCGCTACCGACAACCGGGCACCTAAAGGTTTTGCCGGATTGGCCATTGGCCTTTGCCTTACCTTAATTCACCTCATCAGCATTCCTGTAACCAATACCTCTGTTAACCCGGCAAGGAGCACCAGCCAGGCCATCTTTGTTGGTGGTGAAGCACTTAGCCAGCTCTGGCTGTTCTGGGTAGCACCAATAGCAGGCGCTATCCTGGCCGGAATTGTATACAAGGCCCTCTTTTCTGCCGATTCTGAAACCGCATAA
- the eno gene encoding phosphopyruvate hydratase, giving the protein MSLIIDVHARQILDSRGNPTIEVDVITENGVLGRAAVPSGASTGIHEAVELRDDDKAVYMGKGVLKAVANVNDKIAAELRGVDVFEQNAIDNLLIKLDGTENKGKLGANAILGVSLAVAKAAAQESRQPLYRYIGGVNANTLPIPMMNIVNGGSHSDAPIAFQEFMIMPVGASSFSEALRWGTEVFHNLKKILHDRGLSTAVGDEGGFAPTFDGTEDAVETILKAIEKAGYKPGEQICLAFDCAASEFYKDGKYDYTKFEGDKGAIRTSAEQADYLASLTEKYPIISIEDGMGEDDWDGWKLLTDKIGDRVQLVGDDLFVTNVKRLQRGIDSHTANSILVKVNQIGSLTETINAVTLAQTNGYTSVMSHRSGETEDVTIADLAVALNCGQIKTGSASRSDRIAKYNQLLRIEEELGAAAKFIGKNFKYAKK; this is encoded by the coding sequence ATGAGTTTAATTATCGATGTTCATGCGCGGCAAATACTCGACTCCCGCGGCAATCCTACCATTGAGGTAGACGTAATTACAGAAAATGGCGTTCTTGGCCGTGCAGCTGTACCTTCTGGTGCTTCTACCGGAATCCACGAAGCAGTGGAGCTTCGCGACGACGACAAGGCTGTATATATGGGTAAAGGCGTATTAAAAGCTGTAGCCAACGTAAACGATAAGATTGCAGCTGAACTGAGAGGTGTGGATGTATTTGAGCAAAATGCAATCGACAACTTATTGATCAAACTCGACGGGACAGAAAATAAAGGAAAATTAGGGGCCAACGCCATCCTGGGTGTTTCTTTAGCCGTAGCCAAAGCTGCCGCACAGGAAAGCCGCCAGCCATTGTACCGTTATATCGGCGGTGTAAATGCAAATACCCTTCCTATACCAATGATGAACATCGTAAACGGCGGTTCGCACTCTGATGCACCTATTGCTTTTCAGGAGTTTATGATCATGCCTGTTGGGGCTTCTTCATTCTCCGAAGCATTAAGGTGGGGTACTGAAGTATTCCATAACCTTAAAAAGATCCTGCACGACAGGGGCCTTTCTACTGCTGTGGGCGACGAAGGCGGTTTCGCACCAACGTTTGATGGTACTGAAGATGCTGTCGAGACCATCCTTAAGGCGATTGAAAAAGCAGGATATAAACCAGGTGAGCAGATTTGCCTGGCATTTGACTGTGCTGCTTCTGAGTTTTATAAGGACGGCAAATACGACTATACCAAATTTGAAGGCGATAAAGGCGCTATCCGCACAAGTGCAGAGCAGGCCGATTACCTGGCTTCATTAACAGAAAAATATCCAATCATTTCTATTGAAGATGGTATGGGCGAAGATGACTGGGATGGCTGGAAATTGTTAACCGATAAAATTGGCGACCGTGTACAATTAGTTGGTGATGATTTGTTTGTAACCAATGTGAAGCGTTTACAAAGGGGCATCGACAGCCATACTGCCAACTCTATTCTTGTAAAGGTAAACCAGATCGGTTCATTAACTGAAACCATCAATGCCGTTACTTTGGCACAAACAAATGGCTATACTTCAGTAATGTCGCACCGCTCGGGTGAAACTGAAGATGTTACCATTGCCGATCTGGCAGTAGCTTTAAACTGTGGTCAGATCAAAACCGGCTCAGCTTCTCGTTCAGACAGGATTGCAAAATACAATCAGTTGCTGCGCATTGAAGAAGAATTGGGTGCTGCCGCAAAGTTTATTGGCAAAAATTTTAAATACGCTAAGAAATAA
- a CDS encoding RluA family pseudouridine synthase, whose protein sequence is MPVTDKDVLYEDNHLIAICKKAGDIVQIDETGDEPLDEQVKKYLAVKYNKPNSAFLGVVHRLDRPVSGVILFAKTSKALERMNAVFKNREVKKTYWAVVRKKPGKASGTLVHWLIKNPQKNVVTPYNTEVPGSQRCELSYKLLGELDGYYLIEVDPLTGRSHQIRVQLSTMGCPIVGDNKYGYPRGSRKGSICLHARRLQFIHPVKKEPVNIFARLPIDGFWEKFEGF, encoded by the coding sequence ATGCCGGTAACCGATAAAGACGTACTTTACGAAGACAATCACCTGATTGCGATATGTAAAAAGGCCGGCGATATTGTACAGATTGATGAGACCGGAGATGAACCTTTAGACGAACAGGTAAAAAAATACCTGGCCGTAAAATACAATAAACCCAATAGTGCTTTTTTGGGTGTGGTTCACCGGCTGGACAGACCTGTTAGCGGTGTTATTCTCTTTGCCAAAACCAGCAAGGCCCTGGAACGTATGAATGCCGTTTTTAAAAACAGGGAGGTTAAAAAGACCTATTGGGCCGTGGTGCGGAAAAAACCAGGCAAAGCTTCTGGTACCCTGGTACATTGGTTGATCAAAAACCCACAGAAAAATGTAGTTACACCTTATAATACAGAAGTTCCCGGTAGCCAGCGCTGCGAGCTGAGTTATAAATTGCTCGGAGAACTGGATGGTTATTATTTAATCGAAGTAGACCCTTTAACTGGCCGCTCCCACCAGATCCGGGTACAGTTGTCAACCATGGGCTGCCCCATTGTGGGCGATAATAAATATGGCTACCCCAGGGGGAGCCGTAAGGGAAGCATCTGCCTACATGCACGCCGGTTACAATTCATACACCCGGTTAAAAAAGAACCTGTAAATATTTTCGCCAGATTGCCCATAGATGGCTTCTGGGAAAAATTTGAAGGTTTTTAG
- the carA gene encoding glutamine-hydrolyzing carbamoyl-phosphate synthase small subunit, whose product MTNYTKLPAILLLADGTVYYGKAAGKIGTTTGEICFNTGMTGYQEIFTDPSYFGQIMVTTNAHIGNYGIHREEIESDSIKIAGLVCKNYNIGFSRKEASESIQDYFQNENIVGISDIDTRALVRHIRHKGAMNAIISSEITDLEELKAKLAEVPSMDGLELSSQVSTKEAYFYGSPEASIKVAALDLGIKKNILRNFADRDVYVHVFPAKTTFEEMEKWGADGYFISNGPGDPSAMPYAIETVKKVLASEKPMFGICLGHQLLAEANGIGTMKMFNGHRGLNHPVKNIIKNHCEVTSQNHGFGVIPDEVRNSDKVEITHINLNDQSIEGIRVKGKKAFSVQYHPESSPGPHDSRYLFDDFIGMIKGELTW is encoded by the coding sequence ATGACTAACTACACCAAGTTACCTGCTATCCTGTTACTGGCCGATGGAACCGTATATTACGGTAAAGCAGCCGGAAAAATTGGTACAACTACCGGAGAGATCTGCTTCAATACCGGAATGACAGGCTATCAGGAAATTTTTACTGACCCTTCTTATTTCGGTCAGATCATGGTAACCACCAATGCACACATTGGAAATTATGGTATACACAGAGAAGAAATTGAGTCTGACAGCATCAAAATAGCTGGCCTCGTTTGTAAAAACTACAACATTGGGTTCAGCCGTAAGGAGGCATCTGAGTCTATTCAGGACTATTTTCAGAATGAAAACATTGTAGGGATTTCGGATATCGATACCCGTGCTTTGGTACGCCACATCAGGCATAAAGGAGCAATGAATGCCATTATTTCTTCTGAAATTACTGACCTTGAAGAATTAAAAGCAAAACTAGCTGAGGTACCTTCAATGGACGGCCTGGAGCTGTCTTCACAGGTTTCAACCAAAGAAGCTTATTTCTATGGTTCTCCTGAAGCCAGCATTAAAGTGGCGGCTTTAGACTTGGGCATTAAAAAGAACATCCTACGCAATTTTGCTGACAGGGACGTATATGTACACGTTTTCCCGGCAAAAACCACCTTTGAAGAAATGGAAAAATGGGGCGCAGACGGTTATTTTATCTCCAATGGCCCCGGCGATCCTTCGGCTATGCCATATGCCATAGAAACCGTTAAAAAAGTATTGGCTTCCGAAAAACCCATGTTTGGCATCTGCCTTGGTCACCAGTTACTTGCCGAAGCAAACGGAATCGGAACGATGAAAATGTTTAACGGTCACCGTGGTTTAAACCACCCGGTTAAAAACATCATCAAAAACCACTGCGAAGTGACTTCCCAGAACCATGGCTTTGGTGTAATTCCGGATGAAGTAAGAAATTCAGATAAAGTTGAAATTACGCACATCAACTTAAACGACCAGTCGATAGAAGGTATCCGTGTAAAAGGTAAAAAAGCATTTTCGGTACAATATCACCCTGAATCCTCACCAGGCCCGCACGATTCGCGTTACCTGTTTGATGATTTTATCGGGATGATCAAAGGCGAACTGACCTGGTAA
- a CDS encoding FtsB family cell division protein, with amino-acid sequence MNRILELVRNKYFLSVLAFVVWMLFFDKNDMISQFEFRSEVNKLQEEKDFYVKEISQVKKDLNELNTNLNTAEKFAREKYFMKKDNEDVFVIIKEAPKD; translated from the coding sequence ATGAACCGCATATTAGAACTTGTCCGCAACAAATACTTCTTATCTGTACTCGCTTTTGTGGTATGGATGCTATTTTTTGATAAGAACGATATGATTTCCCAGTTTGAGTTCAGGTCTGAAGTGAATAAGCTCCAGGAAGAAAAAGACTTCTATGTAAAAGAAATTTCACAGGTAAAAAAGGACCTGAACGAGTTAAATACCAATCTGAATACGGCTGAAAAGTTTGCGCGTGAAAAATATTTCATGAAAAAAGATAACGAAGACGTATTTGTCATCATTAAAGAAGCTCCTAAAGACTAA
- the panB gene encoding 3-methyl-2-oxobutanoate hydroxymethyltransferase, translating to MSVNKEVKRITTHILQEMKLRGEKISMLTAYDFSMATILDDAGLDVLLVGDSASNVMAGHETTLPITLDQMIYHAQSVVRGAGRSFVVVDLPFGSYQGNSKEALNSAIRIMKESGAHGVKLEGGTEVVDSIQRIITAGIPVMGHLGLTPQSIYKFGTYTVRAKGEEEAEKLKTDAIALEQAGCFAIVLEKIPALLGKEVSQSLHIPTIGIGAGPDCDGQVLVVNDMVGLTKGFKPRFLRQYLNLYEGIKEAAQSYVKDVKGNDFPNEKEQY from the coding sequence ATGTCGGTAAATAAAGAAGTAAAACGAATAACGACTCATATATTACAGGAGATGAAATTGCGTGGAGAGAAGATCTCTATGCTGACTGCATACGATTTTTCGATGGCTACCATCCTGGATGATGCAGGGCTGGATGTTTTATTGGTGGGCGATTCGGCTTCTAACGTTATGGCCGGACATGAAACCACACTTCCGATTACGCTCGACCAGATGATTTATCATGCCCAGTCTGTTGTAAGAGGGGCCGGCCGCTCCTTTGTTGTGGTCGACCTGCCCTTCGGCTCTTATCAGGGCAATTCAAAAGAAGCCTTGAACTCGGCCATCCGAATTATGAAAGAGTCCGGTGCCCATGGCGTAAAACTGGAAGGGGGCACAGAAGTGGTAGATTCTATACAGCGTATTATTACCGCTGGTATCCCTGTAATGGGCCATCTGGGCTTAACACCACAATCTATCTATAAATTTGGCACTTATACGGTAAGGGCAAAAGGTGAGGAAGAAGCAGAAAAACTTAAAACTGATGCAATCGCCCTGGAGCAGGCCGGATGTTTTGCTATTGTGCTGGAAAAAATACCTGCATTACTGGGTAAGGAGGTTTCGCAAAGCCTGCATATCCCAACGATTGGTATTGGCGCAGGACCTGACTGTGACGGACAGGTATTGGTGGTGAACGATATGGTAGGCCTGACCAAGGGCTTCAAACCTCGTTTCCTACGTCAATATCTGAATTTGTATGAGGGTATCAAGGAAGCGGCGCAGTCTTACGTTAAAGACGTAAAAGGAAATGATTTTCCAAACGAAAAGGAACAATATTAA
- a CDS encoding ABC transporter ATP-binding protein — MDKKNAIISVKNLVKKYDDFTAVQGISFDVYENEIFGLLGPNGAGKTTTLEIIETLREKTSGEIIVDGYTVEKDAGKIKGIIGVQLQAAGYYPNLNLVELMELFAGLYGVNIRPMEMLEKVNLQDKSKAKYKALSGGQKQRFSIATTLLNSPRIIFLDEPTTGLDPQARRNLWDLIIDIRNNGTTVVLTTHYMDEAEQLCDRVAFVERGEIIALDTPDNLIDNLVNSGFERKKEVKKANLEDVFINLTGKEWREDN; from the coding sequence ATGGATAAGAAAAATGCCATTATCAGTGTCAAAAACCTGGTAAAGAAATACGACGATTTCACGGCAGTTCAGGGCATCAGCTTTGACGTTTACGAAAACGAGATTTTTGGCCTTTTAGGCCCTAATGGCGCCGGTAAAACCACAACACTGGAGATCATTGAAACCCTGCGCGAAAAAACCTCAGGAGAGATCATAGTTGACGGTTACACTGTAGAAAAAGATGCAGGCAAAATCAAAGGCATTATTGGGGTACAGCTGCAGGCTGCAGGTTATTACCCCAATTTGAACCTGGTAGAACTGATGGAACTGTTTGCCGGTTTATATGGTGTAAATATCCGCCCTATGGAAATGCTGGAGAAGGTAAATCTGCAGGATAAGTCAAAAGCAAAATACAAAGCCTTGTCTGGCGGCCAGAAACAGCGCTTTTCTATTGCCACCACATTACTCAATTCTCCAAGAATTATTTTTCTGGATGAACCCACCACCGGTCTTGATCCGCAGGCACGCCGTAATTTATGGGACCTGATCATCGACATCCGAAACAACGGTACAACAGTAGTACTGACTACCCACTATATGGACGAAGCCGAGCAGTTATGTGACCGCGTGGCCTTTGTAGAGCGCGGTGAGATCATTGCGCTAGACACGCCAGACAATCTGATTGACAACCTGGTCAATAGCGGGTTCGAGAGAAAAAAAGAAGTTAAGAAAGCCAATCTGGAAGATGTTTTCATCAATCTTACGGGCAAAGAATGGCGGGAAGACAATTAA